The sequence below is a genomic window from Ottowia sp. SB7-C50.
GGCTGGGCATCGAAACCACCTTCGTCGACCCGTCGCGCCCCGAGCACTTTGCCGCCGCCATCCGCCCCAACACCCGCGCGGTCTACGGCGAAACCATCGGCAACCCGCTGGTCAACGTGCTCGACATTGTTTCAATAGCCGACGTGGCGCACGCGCATGGCCTGCCGCTGGTGATCGACAACACCGTCGCCAGCCCCTACCTGTGCAACCCGTGCGACCTGGGCGCCGACATCGTGGTGCACAGCGCCACCAAGTACATCGGCGGCCATGGCACCACCATGGGCGGCGTCATCGTCGAAGGCGGCAAGTTCCCGTGGGACAACGGCAAATTCCCCGAAATGGTGGAGCCCAGCCGCGCCTACCACGGCGTGAAGTTCTACGAGACCTTCGGCGACTTCGGCTACACCATGAAGGCGCGCATGGAAGTCAACCGCACCTTCGGCGCCGTGCTGTCGCCGCTGTCGGCCTGGTTGCTGCTGCAGGGCAGCGAGACGCTGCACCTGCGCATGCGCGAGCACTGCCGCAACGCGCGCCGCGTGGCACGCTTTCTGCAGCAGCACCCGCGCGTGAAGTGGGTCAACTACCCCGGCCTGCCCGATTCGCCGTACTATGCATTGGCGAGCAAGCAATTCAGGCCCGTGGCGGGCGACGGTGGTGAAACGCAGGCCGCGCCGGGTGCCTCCGGCATACTAACCTTCGGCATCGAGGGCGGCGCGGCAGCCGGCGAACGCTTCATCGACGCCTGCGAATTCCTGAGCCACCTGGCCAACATCGGCGACGCCAAGACGCTGGTCATCCACCCCGCCTCGACCACGCACCGGCAGCTGAACGACGAGGAACTGCAGCGCGCCGGCGTCAGCGCCGACATGATCCGCCTGTCGGTGGGCATCGAGGACATCGACGACATCCTGTGGGACATTGACCAGGCGCTGCAACGCAGCGGCGCCGCGCGGTG
It includes:
- a CDS encoding O-acetylhomoserine aminocarboxypropyltransferase/cysteine synthase family protein — protein: MTDKDKLSGDRAFGFATRAVHAAAVPDAVTGARATPIHQSTSFVFDSADHAASLFNLQTFGHVYSRIGNPTVAVFEERMAALENGRAALACASGMAAQMTALLAILKAGDHIVAASTLYGGTVGQLGVGFSRLGIETTFVDPSRPEHFAAAIRPNTRAVYGETIGNPLVNVLDIVSIADVAHAHGLPLVIDNTVASPYLCNPCDLGADIVVHSATKYIGGHGTTMGGVIVEGGKFPWDNGKFPEMVEPSRAYHGVKFYETFGDFGYTMKARMEVNRTFGAVLSPLSAWLLLQGSETLHLRMREHCRNARRVARFLQQHPRVKWVNYPGLPDSPYYALASKQFRPVAGDGGETQAAPGASGILTFGIEGGAAAGERFIDACEFLSHLANIGDAKTLVIHPASTTHRQLNDEELQRAGVSADMIRLSVGIEDIDDILWDIDQALQRSGAAR